In Salmonella enterica subsp. enterica serovar Typhimurium str. LT2, a single window of DNA contains:
- the torD gene encoding cytoplasmic chaperone which interacts with TorA (similar to E. coli part of trimethylamine-N-oxide oxidoreductase (AAC74083.1); Blastp hit to AAC74083.1 (199 aa), 63% identity in aa 4 - 195): MIKQPALAQEQYACVYAWLALLFFREVDDEGLIQLQSAEIADWLALLKRQPALAASVALLEQKIAALSLRQDAQLELAADFCGLFLMTDKKSALPYASQYPQQEPGMIKHLLLEAGMEVNDDFKEPTDHLAIYLELLSHLHFSLGESFQQRRMNKLRQKTLSSLLEWLPEFTNNCLKHDPYGFYAALSQLLLAIVRFDDGKEDLSIVAAE, encoded by the coding sequence ATGATTAAGCAGCCAGCGCTTGCTCAGGAACAGTACGCCTGCGTATATGCATGGCTGGCGTTACTCTTTTTCCGGGAAGTGGATGATGAAGGGTTAATACAATTACAGTCCGCGGAGATCGCGGACTGGCTGGCGCTGTTAAAGCGTCAGCCTGCGCTGGCGGCGTCGGTGGCGTTACTCGAACAAAAAATTGCCGCGCTTAGCCTGCGCCAGGATGCGCAGCTGGAGCTGGCCGCAGATTTTTGCGGATTGTTCCTGATGACGGATAAAAAATCGGCCTTGCCCTACGCCTCGCAATACCCGCAGCAGGAACCCGGCATGATTAAACATTTATTGCTTGAAGCCGGGATGGAAGTCAACGACGATTTTAAAGAGCCGACCGACCACCTGGCGATTTATCTGGAATTACTCAGCCATTTACATTTTTCATTGGGTGAATCGTTCCAACAACGGAGAATGAATAAATTACGCCAGAAAACATTGTCGTCATTACTGGAATGGCTTCCGGAATTTACAAATAATTGCCTTAAGCATGATCCCTATGGCTTTTATGCTGCGTTAAGTCAATTATTGTTGGCTATCGTTCGTTTTGATGACGGAAAAGAGGATTTATCCATTGTTGCTGCTGAATAA
- the torA gene encoding trimethylamine N-oxide reductase subunit (similar to E. coli trimethylamine N-oxide reductase subunit (AAC74082.1); Blastp hit to AAC74082.1 (848 aa), 90% identity in aa 1 - 845), producing MKNKDSLHVSRRRFLAQLGGLTVAGMLGPSLLTPRSARAADAVAPGAATKEGILTGSHWGAIRATVVDGRFVAAKPFEQDKYPSKMIAGLPDHVHNAARIRYPMVRVDWMRKGHQSDTSQRGDNRFVRVSWDEALDLFYQELERVQKTYGPSALLTASGWQSTGMFHNASGMLARAIALHGNSVSTGGDYSTGAAQVILPRVVGSMEVYEQQTSWPLVLQNSKTIVLWGSDMVKNQQANWWCPDHDVYQYYEQLKEKVASGAISVISIDPVVTSTHDYLGRDKVKHIAINPQTDVPLQLALAHTLYSEKLYDKNFLDNYCVGFDQFLPYLLGEKDGQPKDAAWAEKLCGIDADTIRALARQMAGDRTQIIAGWCVQRMQHGEQWSWMVVVLAAMLGQIGLPGGGFGFGWHYNGAGTPGRKGIILSGFSGSTTVPPVHDSTDYKGYSSTIPIARFMDAILEPGKIINWNGKSVKLPPLKMCVFAGTNPFHRHQQINRIIEGWRKLETVIAIDNQWTSTCRFADIVLPATTQFERNDLDQFGNHSNRGIIAMKQVVSPQFEARNDFDIFRDLCRRFNREAAFTEGLDEMGWLKRIWQEGSQQGKGRGIHLPIFEVFWNQQEYIEFDHPQMFVRHQAFREDPDLEPLGTPSGLIEIYSKTIADMQYDDCQGHPMWFEKIERSHGGPGSQRWPLHLQSVHPDFRLHSQLCESETLRQQYAVGGKEPVFINPQDASARGIRNGDIVRVFNARGQVLAGAVVSDRYAPGVARIHEGAWYDPDKGGDLNALCKYGNPNVLTLDIGTSQLAQATSAHTTLVEIEKYTGPMDNVTAFNGPVEMVAQCEYVPASQGNPHD from the coding sequence ATGAAAAATAAGGACTCGTTACACGTCTCTCGTCGACGTTTTCTGGCGCAGCTTGGCGGCTTGACGGTGGCAGGAATGCTGGGGCCGTCACTACTGACGCCCCGTAGCGCCCGCGCAGCGGATGCCGTTGCGCCAGGCGCCGCGACGAAAGAGGGTATCCTTACCGGTTCTCACTGGGGGGCGATTCGCGCCACGGTGGTTGACGGTCGATTTGTGGCGGCAAAACCGTTTGAACAGGATAAATACCCGTCCAAAATGATCGCCGGCCTGCCCGATCACGTCCACAACGCGGCGCGTATTCGCTATCCGATGGTGCGCGTCGACTGGATGCGCAAAGGTCATCAAAGCGACACCTCGCAGCGCGGCGATAATCGTTTTGTGCGCGTCTCCTGGGATGAAGCGCTGGATCTGTTCTATCAGGAACTGGAGCGGGTGCAAAAAACCTACGGGCCGAGCGCGCTACTGACGGCGAGCGGTTGGCAATCTACCGGCATGTTCCATAACGCCTCCGGGATGCTGGCGCGCGCGATTGCGCTACATGGCAATAGCGTTAGCACGGGAGGGGACTATTCGACCGGCGCGGCGCAGGTGATTCTGCCGCGCGTGGTGGGTTCAATGGAAGTGTACGAGCAGCAAACGTCATGGCCTCTGGTTTTACAGAACAGTAAAACGATTGTGCTATGGGGTTCTGATATGGTGAAAAACCAGCAGGCAAACTGGTGGTGCCCGGATCACGATGTCTATCAGTACTATGAACAATTAAAAGAGAAGGTTGCCAGCGGCGCTATCTCGGTCATCAGCATCGACCCGGTCGTCACCTCCACGCACGATTATCTGGGGCGCGATAAGGTCAAACATATCGCCATTAACCCGCAGACGGATGTCCCGTTACAACTGGCGCTGGCGCATACCCTGTACAGCGAGAAACTGTACGATAAAAATTTCCTCGATAACTACTGCGTCGGTTTTGACCAGTTCCTCCCCTATTTGCTGGGCGAGAAAGATGGACAGCCCAAAGATGCCGCCTGGGCGGAAAAACTGTGCGGTATTGACGCCGACACCATCCGCGCGTTGGCGCGGCAGATGGCGGGCGACAGAACGCAAATCATCGCTGGCTGGTGCGTACAACGTATGCAGCATGGCGAACAGTGGTCATGGATGGTCGTCGTGCTGGCGGCAATGCTGGGACAGATTGGTTTACCGGGCGGCGGCTTTGGTTTTGGCTGGCACTATAACGGCGCCGGGACGCCTGGTCGTAAAGGGATCATTTTAAGCGGCTTTTCCGGTTCGACGACCGTTCCGCCAGTGCACGACAGCACGGATTACAAAGGCTACAGCAGCACCATTCCTATTGCGCGTTTTATGGATGCCATTCTTGAACCGGGCAAGATCATTAACTGGAACGGCAAATCGGTTAAATTACCGCCGCTGAAGATGTGCGTGTTCGCCGGGACCAACCCGTTCCACCGACACCAACAAATTAACCGCATAATTGAAGGCTGGCGCAAGCTGGAAACGGTCATCGCCATTGATAACCAGTGGACGTCGACCTGCCGCTTTGCGGATATCGTTTTGCCGGCTACCACCCAATTTGAGCGTAACGACCTCGATCAGTTCGGCAACCACTCTAACCGCGGCATTATCGCCATGAAACAGGTGGTGTCGCCGCAGTTTGAAGCGCGTAACGACTTTGATATTTTCCGCGATCTCTGCCGACGCTTTAACCGTGAAGCGGCATTCACGGAAGGTCTTGATGAAATGGGCTGGCTGAAACGCATCTGGCAGGAAGGGAGCCAGCAGGGAAAAGGTCGCGGTATCCACTTACCGATTTTCGAGGTGTTCTGGAATCAACAGGAGTACATCGAGTTTGATCATCCGCAGATGTTTGTACGCCATCAGGCTTTCCGTGAAGATCCGGACCTGGAGCCGTTGGGCACGCCAAGCGGTTTGATCGAGATTTACTCCAAAACCATCGCCGACATGCAATACGACGATTGTCAGGGCCATCCCATGTGGTTCGAAAAAATCGAACGCTCGCATGGCGGGCCGGGATCGCAGCGCTGGCCGCTGCACTTACAATCCGTCCACCCTGATTTCCGTCTGCATTCCCAACTGTGCGAGTCGGAAACGCTGCGTCAGCAATATGCCGTTGGCGGCAAGGAGCCGGTCTTTATTAACCCACAGGATGCCAGCGCGCGCGGGATCCGCAACGGTGACATCGTGCGGGTATTCAATGCACGCGGGCAGGTACTGGCGGGAGCGGTAGTTTCCGATCGCTATGCGCCGGGCGTGGCGCGAATTCATGAAGGCGCCTGGTACGATCCTGATAAAGGCGGCGATCTCAACGCGTTGTGTAAGTACGGCAACCCTAACGTATTAACGCTGGATATCGGTACATCACAGCTTGCGCAGGCGACCAGCGCGCATACGACGCTGGTGGAAATTGAAAAATATACCGGCCCTATGGATAACGTCACGGCGTTTAACGGTCCGGTCGAGATGGTCGCGCAGTGTGAATATGTACCCGCATCGCAGGGGAATCCGCATGATTAA
- the torT gene encoding periplasmic sensor in multi-comopnent regulatory system with TorS (sensory kinase) and TorR (regulator) (regulates tor operon; similar to E. coli part of regulation of tor operon, periplasmic (AAC74079.1); Blastp hit to AAC74079.1 (342 aa), 65% identity in aa 1 - 342), which produces MRALISFFFLIIIVSNIETASAETGLLHWTRADRAIPWRQTSVNASKPWKLCALYPSLKDSYWLSVNYGMQKAAKLYGVDLKVLEANGYRQLATQQQQMMQCREWGADAILLGSSTIRFPELERYAGNVPVIEVANVIRDASVATHVGLPWFQMGYLPGRFLVQWSKGKALNVLLFPGPEEAGGSQEMVAGFRQAIKGSAINIVDIAWGDNDIEVQRNLLQEMLERHPDANVVAGSAIAAEAAMGEGRNLTTPLTIVSFYLTHQVYRGLKRGHILMALSDQMAWQGELAITQSIKVLQGQPVPENISPPVLILTHNNADSARVRRSLSPPGFRPVYLYQYTSEAKK; this is translated from the coding sequence ATGCGCGCGCTTATTTCGTTCTTTTTTTTGATAATCATCGTCTCGAATATAGAAACGGCGTCAGCCGAAACCGGACTGCTACACTGGACGCGCGCCGATCGGGCGATTCCCTGGCGGCAAACGTCAGTCAATGCGAGTAAACCCTGGAAACTGTGCGCATTATACCCCAGCCTGAAAGATTCTTACTGGTTGTCCGTCAACTACGGGATGCAAAAAGCGGCCAAATTGTATGGCGTTGATTTAAAAGTGCTGGAAGCGAATGGCTATCGGCAACTGGCGACGCAACAACAGCAAATGATGCAGTGCCGGGAGTGGGGCGCCGACGCTATTCTGCTTGGCAGCAGTACCATTCGTTTCCCGGAACTGGAACGGTATGCCGGTAATGTGCCGGTTATTGAAGTGGCGAACGTGATACGCGACGCCAGCGTGGCAACTCACGTCGGTCTGCCGTGGTTTCAGATGGGTTATCTGCCGGGACGTTTCCTGGTGCAGTGGAGCAAAGGAAAAGCGCTTAACGTTTTACTCTTCCCGGGGCCGGAAGAAGCCGGCGGCAGTCAGGAGATGGTGGCGGGTTTTCGTCAGGCAATTAAAGGCAGCGCCATCAACATTGTGGATATCGCCTGGGGCGATAACGACATTGAAGTGCAGCGAAACTTACTCCAGGAAATGCTGGAACGCCATCCGGACGCCAATGTGGTCGCCGGGTCGGCGATAGCGGCGGAGGCGGCGATGGGCGAAGGGCGTAATTTGACGACTCCGCTCACGATCGTCTCATTTTATCTGACGCATCAGGTTTATCGCGGTTTAAAACGCGGCCATATCCTGATGGCGCTCAGCGATCAGATGGCCTGGCAGGGAGAATTAGCGATAACGCAGTCGATTAAGGTCTTACAGGGGCAACCGGTGCCTGAAAATATCAGCCCGCCGGTGCTTATTTTGACGCATAACAACGCCGACAGCGCGCGCGTTCGCCGTTCGCTATCGCCTCCGGGATTTCGGCCCGTCTATCTGTATCAATACACCTCCGAGGCTAAAAAGTAG
- the torS gene encoding sensory kinase in multi-component regulatory system with TorR (regulator) and TorT (periplasmic sensor) (regulates tor operon; similar to E. coli sensor protein torS (regulator TorR) (AAC74078.1); Blastp hit to AAC74078.1 (904 aa), 62% identity in aa 1 - 896) has product MSTPSLTRRLWLAFALMAALTLLSTVIGWISLRVISQVEQTNTQALLPTMNMARQLSEASAYELFSAQNLTNADSEGVWLAQGKMLKAQSLKINHLLQALSEQGFNTSAIARQEKEIAQTLGQQGTLVGEILTLRAQQQQLSRQIAEAAESIAAQAHGQANNAATSAGATQAGIYDLIESGKGDQAERALDRLIDIDLEYVNQMNELRVNALRFKQLIVTLKDAQGLSDAEDTDEKLNQLVKILSRRQQRIEDPTVRAQIADALETINQYTTLVTLFRKENAIRDQLQTLMANNLFQFTRFSTEVSQLVNAIEKRNEAGLARLTHASQRGQIGLVILGILALCSLSFILWRVVYRSVSRPLAQQTQALQRLLEGDIDSPFPEAAGVSELDTISRLMEAFRANVRKLNRHREDLAEQVRSQTAELHALVLEHRQARAEAEKANEAKSTFLAAMSHEIRTPLYGILGTVQLLADKPLMTNYRDDLQAINDSGESLLAILNDILDYSAIEVGGTNVSISEEPFEPRQLLNSALHLMHSRVQVALITDFSEQLPSTLQGDPRRIRQIVINLLSNAAKFTDRGSIVLRTFCDDQSWFIEVEDTGCGIPEAKLTAIFKPFVQATGRRGGTGLGLAISASLAEAMGGTLTVTSTLHVGSCFRLQLPVCHSKPASKSAFREPINLNGLRLLLIEDNMLTQRITAEMLTGKGVKVSLAESANDALRCLAEGESFDVALVDFDLPDYDGLTLAQQLMSLYPAMKRIGFSAHVIDDNLRQRTAGLFCGIIQKPVPREELYRMIAHYLQGKSHNARAMLNEHQLAGDMASVGPEKLRQWVALFKDSALPLVEEIEAARAMNDDVNIKRLAHKLKSGCASLGMTQATEACRELELQPLSDIDIKTIVTQGVTALDAWIAGHPSP; this is encoded by the coding sequence ATGTCAACGCCTTCACTGACCCGCAGATTATGGCTGGCCTTCGCCCTGATGGCGGCGCTCACCCTGCTCAGCACCGTGATCGGCTGGATAAGCCTGCGCGTCATTAGTCAGGTGGAGCAAACCAATACGCAAGCGCTGCTCCCCACGATGAATATGGCCAGGCAGTTAAGCGAAGCCAGCGCTTACGAGCTCTTTTCCGCGCAAAATCTGACCAATGCCGACAGTGAGGGCGTTTGGCTGGCGCAGGGGAAGATGCTGAAAGCGCAAAGCCTTAAAATTAACCATCTTTTGCAGGCATTAAGCGAGCAGGGGTTTAATACCTCGGCCATCGCCCGGCAAGAAAAAGAGATTGCACAAACGCTTGGGCAACAGGGAACGCTGGTCGGTGAAATTCTCACGCTGCGCGCACAGCAACAGCAGTTAAGCCGCCAGATTGCGGAGGCGGCGGAAAGCATTGCCGCCCAGGCTCACGGTCAGGCCAATAATGCAGCGACATCTGCAGGCGCCACCCAGGCCGGTATTTACGATCTTATCGAAAGCGGTAAAGGGGATCAGGCTGAACGCGCGCTTGACCGACTGATTGATATCGACCTTGAGTATGTGAATCAGATGAATGAGTTGCGGGTCAATGCCCTGCGGTTTAAGCAGCTCATTGTGACCTTAAAAGACGCGCAAGGGCTGAGCGATGCCGAAGACACCGATGAAAAACTTAATCAGTTGGTTAAAATTTTATCCCGCCGCCAGCAGCGTATAGAAGATCCTACCGTTCGCGCCCAAATCGCCGACGCGCTGGAGACAATAAACCAGTACACCACACTGGTTACCCTGTTTCGTAAGGAAAACGCCATCCGCGACCAGCTTCAAACGCTTATGGCCAATAACCTCTTTCAGTTTACCCGCTTCAGTACGGAAGTGTCGCAGTTGGTGAACGCCATCGAAAAACGAAACGAGGCTGGGTTAGCGCGTCTTACACACGCCAGTCAGCGTGGGCAAATAGGGTTAGTGATCTTAGGCATCCTGGCGCTGTGCTCATTAAGTTTTATTCTTTGGCGAGTGGTTTACCGCTCCGTATCCCGCCCGCTGGCGCAACAAACGCAGGCCTTACAGCGGCTACTGGAGGGCGATATTGACTCGCCATTTCCGGAGGCGGCTGGCGTCAGCGAACTGGATACCATCAGCCGTCTGATGGAAGCGTTTCGCGCCAACGTGCGCAAATTGAACCGCCATCGTGAGGATTTGGCGGAACAGGTGCGATCGCAAACGGCGGAACTTCATGCGCTGGTGCTGGAACACCGGCAGGCGCGCGCCGAAGCGGAAAAGGCCAACGAGGCGAAATCGACGTTCCTTGCCGCCATGAGCCATGAAATTCGCACGCCGCTTTACGGCATTCTCGGTACGGTACAATTGCTGGCCGATAAACCGCTCATGACAAACTACCGCGACGATTTACAGGCCATTAATGATTCAGGCGAATCGCTACTGGCGATTCTTAACGATATTCTTGATTACTCGGCGATTGAAGTAGGCGGCACCAACGTTTCCATTAGCGAGGAACCGTTTGAACCGCGACAATTGTTGAATAGCGCGCTGCATTTAATGCACAGCCGCGTTCAGGTGGCGCTCATCACCGACTTTAGCGAGCAACTCCCCTCAACGCTACAAGGCGATCCGCGCCGGATACGTCAAATTGTGATTAATCTTTTAAGTAATGCGGCGAAATTTACCGATCGCGGCAGCATAGTGCTGCGCACGTTTTGCGACGATCAGAGCTGGTTTATTGAGGTTGAAGATACCGGATGCGGTATTCCTGAAGCGAAGCTGACGGCTATTTTCAAACCGTTTGTGCAGGCGACAGGACGCCGGGGCGGGACGGGCCTGGGGCTGGCTATCAGCGCCAGCCTGGCAGAGGCGATGGGCGGGACGCTAACCGTCACCAGTACGCTTCATGTTGGCAGTTGTTTTCGTTTACAACTGCCGGTTTGCCACTCCAAACCCGCAAGTAAAAGTGCGTTCAGGGAACCGATAAATCTTAACGGACTACGCTTGTTGCTGATTGAAGATAATATGCTGACGCAGCGTATTACCGCTGAAATGCTCACGGGCAAAGGGGTGAAGGTCTCACTTGCTGAAAGCGCGAATGACGCGCTACGCTGTTTAGCCGAAGGCGAGTCCTTTGATGTCGCGCTGGTGGATTTTGATTTGCCGGATTATGACGGCTTAACCCTGGCGCAGCAGTTGATGAGCCTGTATCCCGCCATGAAACGCATTGGTTTTAGCGCACATGTGATAGACGATAATCTTCGTCAGCGTACCGCCGGTCTTTTCTGCGGGATTATTCAAAAGCCCGTTCCCCGCGAAGAGCTTTACCGCATGATAGCGCACTATTTACAGGGCAAATCTCACAACGCGCGGGCGATGTTGAATGAACATCAGCTTGCCGGCGATATGGCGTCTGTCGGCCCGGAAAAACTCCGGCAATGGGTCGCGTTATTCAAAGACAGCGCGCTGCCTTTAGTCGAGGAGATCGAGGCGGCGCGCGCCATGAATGACGACGTTAACATTAAGCGGCTGGCGCATAAATTAAAAAGCGGCTGCGCCAGCCTGGGGATGACGCAGGCAACCGAAGCCTGTCGGGAACTGGAGTTGCAACCGCTTAGCGATATAGATATTAAAACTATCGTGACGCAGGGAGTGACGGCGCTCGACGCATGGATAGCCGGTCATCCTTCGCCATAA
- the torR gene encoding response regulator in multi-component regualtory system wtih TorS (sensory kinase) and TorT (periplasmic sensor) (regulates tor operon (TorR family); similar to E. coli response transcriptional regulator for torA (sensor TorS) (AAC74080.1); Blastp hit to AAC74080.1 (230 aa), 81% identity in aa 1 - 229) yields MSHHIVIVEDEPVTQARLQAYFEQEGYRVSVTDSGAGLRDIMEHEHVSLILLDINLPDENGLMLTRALRERSTVGIILVTGRCDQIDRIVGLEMGADDYVTKPLELRELVVRVKNLLWRIDLARPTPQNASENCYMFSGYCLNVMNHTLEHNGEAIKLTRAEYELLLAFVTNPGKVLHRERLLRMLSARRVETPDLRTIDVLVRRLRHKITPELLVTQHGEGYFLASEVY; encoded by the coding sequence ATGTCACATCACATTGTTATTGTTGAGGATGAACCTGTTACTCAGGCCAGATTACAGGCCTATTTTGAGCAGGAGGGGTATCGCGTTTCGGTGACCGACAGCGGCGCGGGCCTGCGTGACATCATGGAGCATGAGCACGTTTCGCTGATCCTGCTGGATATCAACCTCCCCGATGAAAACGGGTTGATGCTGACCAGGGCGCTACGCGAACGTTCCACGGTGGGCATTATTCTGGTGACGGGGCGTTGCGACCAAATCGACCGCATCGTCGGGCTGGAGATGGGCGCGGACGACTACGTCACCAAGCCGCTGGAACTGCGCGAGCTGGTAGTGCGGGTAAAAAATCTTTTGTGGCGTATCGATCTGGCCCGCCCCACGCCGCAAAATGCCAGTGAAAACTGCTATATGTTTTCCGGCTACTGCCTGAACGTGATGAATCACACGCTGGAGCACAACGGTGAAGCCATTAAGCTTACGCGCGCGGAGTACGAGCTACTGCTGGCCTTTGTGACCAACCCAGGCAAAGTGCTGCATCGCGAACGTCTGCTGCGAATGCTTTCCGCCCGCCGCGTAGAGACTCCGGATCTCCGCACGATTGATGTCCTGGTTCGCCGCTTACGTCATAAAATTACGCCGGAACTGCTGGTCACACAGCATGGCGAAGGCTACTTTTTAGCCTCGGAGGTGTATTGA
- the torC gene encoding trimethylamine N-oxide reductase (cytochrome c-type subunit; also has activity as negativer regulator of tor operon; similar to E. coli trimethylamine N-oxide reductase, cytochrome c-type subunit (AAC74081.1); Blastp hit to AAC74081.1 (390 aa), 90% identity in aa 1 - 388), which yields MRKLWRALLRPSARWSILALVIVGIVIGVALIVLPHVGIKLTSTTEFCVSCHSMQPVYQEYKQSVHFQNASGVRAECHDCHIPPDIPGMVKRKLEASNDLYQTFIAHSIDTPEKFEAKRAELAEREWARMKENNSATCRSCHNYDAMDHAKQNPEAARQMKIAAKENQSCIDCHKGIAHQLPDMSSGFRKQFDELRASASTHNDGDTLYSLDIKPIYAAKGDKEPAGSLLPASEVKVLKRDGDWLQVQIEGWTETDGRQRVLTQLPGKRIFVASIRGDVQQHVKTLEETTVAATNTQWSKLQATAWMQKGDMVNDIKPIWAYADSLYNGTCNQCHGAPDKAHFDANGWIGTLNGMIGFTSLDKREERTLLKYLQMNASDTTNTPHSDKGEHNEK from the coding sequence ATGCGAAAACTCTGGAGAGCGCTACTCAGGCCAAGCGCCCGTTGGTCGATACTGGCGCTGGTCATTGTCGGGATTGTGATCGGCGTTGCGCTGATCGTGTTACCTCACGTCGGTATCAAACTGACCAGTACGACAGAGTTTTGCGTCAGCTGCCATAGTATGCAGCCGGTGTATCAGGAATATAAACAGTCCGTACATTTCCAGAACGCTTCCGGCGTACGCGCGGAATGCCACGATTGCCATATCCCCCCTGATATTCCAGGCATGGTGAAACGTAAGCTGGAAGCCAGCAACGATCTTTACCAGACATTTATCGCCCACTCGATTGATACCCCGGAAAAATTTGAAGCCAAACGCGCCGAGCTTGCCGAGCGTGAATGGGCGCGCATGAAAGAGAATAACTCCGCGACCTGTCGTTCCTGCCATAACTACGATGCGATGGATCACGCGAAACAGAACCCGGAAGCGGCGCGGCAAATGAAAATCGCCGCGAAAGAAAATCAATCCTGCATCGACTGCCATAAAGGGATTGCCCACCAGCTACCGGATATGAGCAGCGGTTTCCGCAAACAGTTTGATGAACTGCGCGCCAGCGCCAGTACGCATAATGACGGCGATACGCTCTATTCGCTGGATATCAAGCCGATTTACGCCGCTAAAGGCGATAAAGAACCGGCAGGTTCGCTGTTACCTGCTTCTGAAGTGAAAGTCCTTAAACGGGACGGTGACTGGCTGCAAGTGCAAATCGAAGGCTGGACGGAGACGGACGGTCGCCAGCGCGTGCTGACGCAGTTGCCCGGTAAACGTATTTTTGTCGCCTCGATTCGCGGCGATGTGCAACAGCATGTGAAAACGCTGGAAGAGACCACCGTCGCGGCGACCAATACTCAGTGGAGCAAATTACAGGCAACTGCGTGGATGCAAAAAGGCGACATGGTAAATGACATTAAACCGATTTGGGCCTATGCCGACTCCCTCTATAACGGCACCTGTAATCAGTGTCACGGCGCGCCGGACAAAGCGCACTTTGACGCTAACGGCTGGATCGGCACGCTCAACGGCATGATCGGTTTCACCAGTCTGGATAAGCGTGAAGAACGTACCTTGTTGAAATATCTCCAGATGAATGCGTCTGATACCACCAACACGCCGCACAGCGATAAGGGAGAACACAATGAAAAATAA